The Maridesulfovibrio salexigens DSM 2638 region TACTGCACAGCCGCAGCATCACCAAAGGTGACAAAGTTGCCATCCTTAGTGAGAACATGCCCAACTGGGGGGCCGCTTATCTTGCCATCACCTGCATGGGTGCCATTGCCATTCCGATACTCACCGAATTTCACGAAGGTGCAGTTCATCACATTCTCCGCCATTCCGAATCAAAGGCCATCTTTGTATCCGAGCGTTTGCAGCACAAAGTGGATGAGTATGAATCCGACAACCTCCACACCGTCATCACTCTCAATGACTTTTCTCTTTCCACGAATGAAGGACTGCGCCAGACTTTCAAGGAAGGCATGGTTCACGCTCGCAAATCCTTTGAACAAGTCAAGGAGCAGGTTAAAGAGCGAATCAGCAAGGAACTTGAGAAATACACGGATAAGGGCAAGGAATATGTTCGTCCGTCTACTGAAATAGCCGTTGATGACGTTGCCGCTATCCTATACACCTCCGGAACCACGGGAAGCTCTAAAGGTGTAATTCTCACACACCGCAACATTGTATTTAATGCCATTGCTAGTGCCAATATCGTTGACGTGAATACCGAGGATCGCCTTGTTTCGGTCCTGCCGCTGGCACATACATTCGAATGTACACTGGGCATGGTTTTACCGCTCATCCACGGAGCGTCCATTCATTACCTTCGTAAGCCGCCAACCCCCAAAACACTGCTTCCGGCCATGGCCATGGTCAAACCGACCATGCTGCTCATCGTGCCGTTGATTATCGAGAAAATTTTCAAGAACCGTGTTCAACCCAAGCTCAAGGGTTCCGGTATCATGCGTAGTGTCATGAAGTTCGGTGCCGCCCGTAAAAAGCTCTACTCGGTTGCCGGTAAAAAACTCATGGAAGCCTTTGGCGGACAGCTTCGCTGTATGCCTATCGGCGGTGCATTTCTGGCCCCGGAAGTCGAGGAATTTCTCGTGGATTCTGGGCTTCCCTATACCGTTGGCTACGGCATGACCGAAACCAGCCCGCTCTGCACCGGTGAACCTGCCAGATCCACCCGTTTCCGTTCTGTCGGGCGCCTGCTTAAAGGTATGGAGATCAAGATAGATAATCCCGACCCCGAAACCGGCGAAGGCGAGATTCTGGTCAAAGGCCCCAACGTTATGCAGGGCTACTACAAGGCACCCAAAGTCACGGAAGAAGTATTCACAGAAGACGGTTTCCTTCGCACTGGCGATCTCGGTTATATTGATAAGGACGGATACATTTTCCTGCGCGGTCGCTTAAAAAATGTAATAATCGGGCCCAGTGGCGAAAATATTTATCCCGAAGAAGTCGAATCCATTATCGGCGAATGCGACTACGTGTTGGAATCGATTGTCTACCGCGCTGACGGCAAGCTCGTTGCCCGCGTTCATCTCGATTACGTCAAATTTGATGAGGAACTCGGCACCGGCAAAATGATTGAATCAAAAGCCCGCGATGCCGTACATAAGCATCTTGATTCCATCAAGAAGACCGTCAACGGCAGGGTCTCCAGCTTTGCGAAAATATCTAAGGTAATCGAGCAAAGTGAGCCGTTTGAAAAAACGCCCACACAAAAAATAAAACGCTATCTCTACATAGACATGGAAGAGAACCAAAAGCGTTAACACAAATTTAGTTGACACGTTGAATGCCCAATTAGCATTCGAACAGACTTTCTGATAAACGGCAGAGTTGCAAAATTACTAACCCGTCCCAAGGACCAACGATAGGTTCTTGGGACGGGTTTATTGCTGGATAACTAACACCTTTTCTGCATATGATTCCCAAAAGGTGGTAAAATGATTAATGAGAACCCAATACTGGCAACATGGTCTTCTGTAGCTGAGACCTCTGAAGTCTTTCCCGTAATGCCTGATGGTTGCCGCGACTTTATCATCAAGCAGAACCCGGGCAGCCCACCGCACCTGTTTGTCTCGCACCTCATGTCTGCACCACAGAAAATATTTGCTCCAAAAGGCACTACATTTATTGGGGTACGGCTCAAGCCCGGTGCATCAATTAAAATTCACAGACTCATCGGTCATCCCCTGCCGGATTCCATACAAGGGCTGACCGAATTAGCATATGATGCCGCTTCTATGTCTGGAAATGTCTCGGATATGATGCGCTGTCTAGCTTTGGCAGCGTCACCTGCAACAGCTGCCGGAGATTTGGGTGTAAGTCTGCGTACGTTACAGCGCCACACAATGAAGATTACAGGTCGGACTCCCGACTTTTGGCGCAGGCTGTCCCGGGCACGTAAGGCAGCCCGGAGTATACTATCAGGAGCTCCTTTGCATGAAGTTGCCCCGACGTGTAATTTTTCAGACCAAGCCCATATGACACGGGAATTAAAATGCTGGTTTGCCATGACTCCCGGTGAAATATCCGCCAGTCGGGATGATAGCCACCATCCAGTGTGGAGCATCTGCCACCTTGGTTATGATACCCCGTAGACCGGCGAGCAAATTTCAATCAGATAGCCGTTATTGTCGGCAACATAGGCTGTAGTCTGCCCCCAAGCCTCTTCTCGTACCTCTTGCACCACAGTAGCTCCCGCAGAGCGGGCTTTTTTTAGAGCAGCAGCAACATCATCCGTTTCAAAAGCAATTTCAAAAACCGGAGATGAAGGGTTCGGTATTCCGGGCGATTTGCCGAGTTCAGTCATAAGTCGGCGCGAGGAAAAAGACAGTGTCGTGCTCCCGGTATCTAACTCACCATAGTCTCCAGACTCATGAATCATGGTACGTTTCAGCCCGAAAGCCTGCTCATAAAACTCAATACTACTGGTCACGTCCTCAACGTAGAAAATGGTATATTTTAGTTTCATTAAACTCTCCTTTTTTTAAAACCTACTCTCAGTCAACATTTTAGTCTTGAATAATCGCGACAAAATTTGAAATGTGCCATTTTAACTACATACGGAGGCTGGAGAATAAGCCCATTGACGCTCAAGTCTTGGCGTTTTAAAACTTTAATCAATGTAATCGTTCTGCCCCTTGCCTAAATAATTATAAGCCAGAATAGTTAAGATGAGATTGTTCCGGGGCAAAATTAAATCGGAGACATTCAATGAAAGACTTTAAAATTCGCACCATGACTAGAGATGAACTGGACTGGGCCGTGGATATGGCAGCCAATGAAGGTTGGAATCCGGGCTTAAATGATGCCGAAGCATTTTATGCTCAAGACCCAAATGGATTCCTTATCGGCCTGCTGAATGATACCCCTATCGGATGCATTTCTGCTGTCAGCTACGACAGAGTCTTTGGATTTATCGGGTTCTATATTGTTGCTAAACCCTATCGGGGAAAAGGTTACGGCATGCAGCTCTGGCGGGCAGCCATGGAAAGAATACAGGGGCATGTGGCCGGCCTTGACGGTGTTTTTGAGCAGCAGGAGAACTACAGCAAAAGCGGCTTTGACTTCCAATACAGTAATATTCGGTTTGAATTCGACAACACTATACAGGCAGCAACTACACAATCATCTTCAGAGCTGATCAAAGCTGAGCCAGCTATGCTGGAAGAACTTGTGGCTTATGAAGACAAGCTATTCCCCTGCTCAAGGGAAACATTTTTATCCAAATGGCTGACTCTCCCAGACTCTGTCTCCCTTGCATCCCGCACAGGGGGACGCATCAACGGATATGGCACAATAAGGAAATGCCGCTCCGGGAGCAAGATAGGTCCCCTCTTTGCTGACAACGAAAAAGTCGCTGAGCTTATATTCCAGAACCTTTGTGCTGAGGCTGACACCGATTCACTAATATATCTCGATGTACCGGAAATAAACGATCAAGGCTTAGCCTTGGCAGAACGATACGGCATGAAAAAAGTTTTCGGAACAGCGCGCATGTATGCGGGATCGGCACCTGATTTGGATCTGAATCGAATCTTCGGTGTCACAACATTTGAGCTTGGCTGATCAGAGAAGACCTTATCATCCCATCTGAAATTTGATCCTATTTTTAAAATGCGTGTTGTTACTGGGGATTGCCCGCATTCATAGATTCATGTTATGCAAACAAGAATAAATACAAGGAGTTTTCGATGAAAAAGACGCTTACGGTATCTATCTTTTGTTTGCTGTGCATCTCGCTGATACTAATTCAAAGCAAAACAGCGAAAGCTGAAAGTGCAATTGGCAAAGGTGTTGAATACATGTGTTGTAAAACAGCTAATTTCCCTGAAGGATCATACAAAAAATCATGCTGGAACATGAAATGGAGCTTAGAATTCGTCAAATACTTCTCCAGCCCACGAAAAGGTTGTGGCGAAAAATTCATTGCAAGATGTACGTCCGAAACTCCTAGCGAATCAGGTAGGATGTCCAGACTCAACACTATCCCGTGTAAGAAAATATTGGAGTGCCAGTACAAACTTAAAAATGTAGATGGAAGACTTGTTTGCGAATAATTATGGAGAAAACTCATTTAAGCCATTTCTTTCTCCAGTACTTGTCTCTACTTACTTCTGCTCGATTACTCTGAAACTTATAAGAAAATAATTAATATGGCCCGTAACTGTTATAGTTACGGGCCATATTAATTATTCCCAACTACCCCCAAAAAAAGACACAAAACTGGTGTGGCAGTATAAAGATTTATTGGCTCAATCCGGCCTATCATGATAAATTTATACTGCTGAAGAGCCTTAAAATATCCTACTAAAATGAGCTGGAAATTTTAAGAAAATATTCCTTGGGGATAGATATGACCAAAATAGAAGAAATTCAAAAAAGAATTACCACAACCCCGAGTCGAGAAGACGTTAAAACATGCCTTCGGGAAGCCATTTCATTGGCTAGAGGCCAAGATGCCCTTTTAAGCATACATTATTTAGCCCTTTCAATCTTTGGACTCCTTAAAATCAAAGATCTGACTAAGCCGGAAAAGAATGCTTTCTACGATAACATTGGAAAAATCTTGGGCAGAATAGATCTCATGCCTGTTGTGAAAGAAGCGACTCGCGACGAGGACTCCCTGCTGACAACCTTTGAAAGCAAAGGCCTGAAAAACATCTTCACCAGACTGCAAAAACTCAATAAAGACATAAAAAAGGTTGAAAAAGAAGCGGATCAAAGAAAAATATTAGAAGATGAAAAAAAACTGAAAGTAGAACTGACAGCAATATCCAGAGAGCTGGAAAAAGGACATGTAGCAGCAGCCAAAAGCAAAGCTGACCGCCTGATTGATAGCCACCCTAAAAACAAATTCGAATTCCTAGATAGAATCATACCTATCTTCGAAGAAAAAGAGTCAATCAAAGGCTGGTGGCATTATCTACAGCTGCGCTATGATCCAAATGAGTGCAACCTTGATGAAGCAAAGCATTGTGCCTCCAAAGTTGCCAAAATCAAAACCCTTGATGACCCTAAAAATGCACAGGACTGGTTTCGCAACAATCTGGATTACCGTCTTAGAGTTTGGGAACTAACCCCTAAAGAAGATCATGCTGAAATTGATGCGATAGTAGAAGCTTGTTACAATCTAGCTATTTGCGTTTATTATTGCAGGGACGAGATTAACGGCATGAGACCTCGCAATTTTGGACGAGCCTTGATAGAAGAAGGACTTAAATATGCGCCTGATTCTCCCCATCTAAGAAAGATGGCTAAAACATTCGGAGTCAGAATTTAAAAGTAACGTAGTCCATACTTTAAATTATAAAGCCGCCCACCTCATGCGATGGGCGGCTTTACTATTGAATAAGAAGTTCGGATTATCCCTCAAAACCGTTGTCCTCGTGAGAACCATCGCAAAGAGGCTTCTTCTTGGACCCACCGCAGCGACAAAGAGTATAATGATCTGCCATAGGCAACAGCTTGTCTGATTCCTGATCATCAATGAGGTTGACTGCTCCCTGAACATGCAAGGGACCGTTCTGCTCAACTGCCACTTGCGGTTTATCGAAATAATTTATTACATGCTCACCGGCCAAAATGTAGCTCAATGCTCCGGACGGACAGTTTTTTATAGTTGCAATGATCTCATCTACTGACGCAGCATCAGGATCATATTTCGGCTCATCATGCGTACCGAACACGGACTCAAGCTCACCGCAAGCTCCATTTCCCATACAAAGGTAACGATCGAAAACAATCGTTATATCTTTGCCCACATAATGTTCCGGCGCCTTTTTATCAGAATTCTCCCGCGTTCCCACAAATCCTGCGGCAGAATGGCTGCCATCACACATGGGTTTATATTTTGATTCTCCACACCGACACAAGGAACAGACACGCGGAATCTCCATAGAATTACCATCAGGCGCTATTAATGGAGTATCCACAGACAAAAACGGACTATACTGAGTAAGTACTATCTGACTCTTCTTCACTTAATCCCCCTTTGAAAAATTATGAGAAAAACTGAATCGTAATAAATTAACTTACAATAAATAGCATGAACAAACTCTTTTTGTGAACAACTTGTTTGAAAGAGAAGAACAAACGATTAAAAGCGCACACAAAGGGGAATATAAAATATCATAATGAAAGAGTTCTACCACTTGCCTCAAACCATTTCGTAACTATTATATCCGCAACCTAATCCAATGGAGCAGAATATGATCAGCTATGAATTTCTAATTACAGCACTCGTCGTGGTACTTATACCGGGCACAGGAGTTATATACACTGTATCCAACGGACTATTCCTAGGTAAAAAAGCCAGTCTTGCTGCTGCCGCCGGCTGCACTGCCGGAATAATTCCCAACCTGACAGCATCCACACTGGGACTATCAGCAATTCTGCATATGAGCG contains the following coding sequences:
- a CDS encoding CDGSH iron-sulfur domain-containing protein; its protein translation is MKKSQIVLTQYSPFLSVDTPLIAPDGNSMEIPRVCSLCRCGESKYKPMCDGSHSAAGFVGTRENSDKKAPEHYVGKDITIVFDRYLCMGNGACGELESVFGTHDEPKYDPDAASVDEIIATIKNCPSGALSYILAGEHVINYFDKPQVAVEQNGPLHVQGAVNLIDDQESDKLLPMADHYTLCRCGGSKKKPLCDGSHEDNGFEG
- a CDS encoding GNAT family N-acetyltransferase, whose amino-acid sequence is MKDFKIRTMTRDELDWAVDMAANEGWNPGLNDAEAFYAQDPNGFLIGLLNDTPIGCISAVSYDRVFGFIGFYIVAKPYRGKGYGMQLWRAAMERIQGHVAGLDGVFEQQENYSKSGFDFQYSNIRFEFDNTIQAATTQSSSELIKAEPAMLEELVAYEDKLFPCSRETFLSKWLTLPDSVSLASRTGGRINGYGTIRKCRSGSKIGPLFADNEKVAELIFQNLCAEADTDSLIYLDVPEINDQGLALAERYGMKKVFGTARMYAGSAPDLDLNRIFGVTTFELG
- a CDS encoding helix-turn-helix domain-containing protein, with translation MINENPILATWSSVAETSEVFPVMPDGCRDFIIKQNPGSPPHLFVSHLMSAPQKIFAPKGTTFIGVRLKPGASIKIHRLIGHPLPDSIQGLTELAYDAASMSGNVSDMMRCLALAASPATAAGDLGVSLRTLQRHTMKITGRTPDFWRRLSRARKAARSILSGAPLHEVAPTCNFSDQAHMTRELKCWFAMTPGEISASRDDSHHPVWSICHLGYDTP
- a CDS encoding VOC family protein — protein: MKLKYTIFYVEDVTSSIEFYEQAFGLKRTMIHESGDYGELDTGSTTLSFSSRRLMTELGKSPGIPNPSSPVFEIAFETDDVAAALKKARSAGATVVQEVREEAWGQTTAYVADNNGYLIEICSPVYGVS
- a CDS encoding AMP-binding protein, with the translated sequence MNLQDTPTLKNALALSAEKYRDRPAVCFVGEDPMTYGEFKKLVDDISLLLHSRSITKGDKVAILSENMPNWGAAYLAITCMGAIAIPILTEFHEGAVHHILRHSESKAIFVSERLQHKVDEYESDNLHTVITLNDFSLSTNEGLRQTFKEGMVHARKSFEQVKEQVKERISKELEKYTDKGKEYVRPSTEIAVDDVAAILYTSGTTGSSKGVILTHRNIVFNAIASANIVDVNTEDRLVSVLPLAHTFECTLGMVLPLIHGASIHYLRKPPTPKTLLPAMAMVKPTMLLIVPLIIEKIFKNRVQPKLKGSGIMRSVMKFGAARKKLYSVAGKKLMEAFGGQLRCMPIGGAFLAPEVEEFLVDSGLPYTVGYGMTETSPLCTGEPARSTRFRSVGRLLKGMEIKIDNPDPETGEGEILVKGPNVMQGYYKAPKVTEEVFTEDGFLRTGDLGYIDKDGYIFLRGRLKNVIIGPSGENIYPEEVESIIGECDYVLESIVYRADGKLVARVHLDYVKFDEELGTGKMIESKARDAVHKHLDSIKKTVNGRVSSFAKISKVIEQSEPFEKTPTQKIKRYLYIDMEENQKR